The genomic interval GCCTGATGTCGGCTACCGGCCGTTCCGCAAACCTGATCTCCATCGGCGCCATCGACTTCGGCATCATCGTGGATTCCGCCATCGTCGTGCTGGAGAACATTTATCGCCGTATGCACGAAGCCACCAGCGAACAGCACCGGCTGGACCTGATCGCCGAAGCCACAGCCGATGCCGCCAAGCCAGTCCTGTTTGCGACGCTCATCATCCTGGTGGCGTTTATCCCGCTATTCACCATGCAGGGCGTGCCGGGAAGAATTTTCGCGCCCATGTCGGTGACCTACGGATTTGCACTGACGGGCGCACTGATCTTTGCGTTGATCTTCGCACCCGTGCTGGCCTCATATCGGCATATCGTCCGCAGCGGGCATGTGGCGGACACGCGGCTGGTGCGAAGCTTAAAGCGTCATTACACACGGCTCCTTTTGCGAGTGATGTGGAGCCGCCGATTCGTGCTTCCGGCTGCGATTGCAGGTTTGCTGCTATCGCTCGCCATGTTCTGGACCATTGGCGGCGAATTCATGCCGAAGCTGGAGGAGGGGAATCTGTGGATTCGCGCGACGCTGCCTCAGGATGTCTCGTTCGACTATGCCGTACGCTTGGCGGGTGAGATGCGGGAGGCTCTGGGGTCCTTTGCGGAAGTGCAGCAGGTGGTGTCGCAAGTCGGACGGCCGGATGACGGCACGGATACGACTACCTTCAACAACATCGAGTTCCAGGTTGATTTGAAGCCTCAATCCAGGTGGAAGACGGCGAGCACCAAAGACGAACTCATCCAGAAAATGAACGGAGCTCTCCGCCGCTATCCGGGGGTTGCCTTCAATTTTTCACAAAATATTCAGGACAACGTCGAAGAGGCGATGTCGGGCGTTAAGGGGGAAAACTCCCTGAAATTGTTCGGCGATGACATTGATGTGCTGGCCAGGACTGCGAAGCAGATCCAGGACGCAATGGCCAAGGTTCCCGGCGTAACCGACTTGGCGGTTTTCAAGGAGAACGGACAACCGAACCTGGTGATCTCGATCAATCGTAGTGCAGCGGGACGCTATGGGCTCATGGCCGCCGACATCAACGCGGCGGTGCAAGCCGCGATTGGCGGCCTGGCAGTGACCGAGGTTCTGGAGGGCGACCGCCGCTTTGATTTCGTGGTTCGCTACAAGCCGGAGGATCGCCAGAGACCGGAAGCGATGAGGAACATTCTTCTGGCCACGCCAGACGGCAACCGGGTACCACTGGGACAAGTGGCGGACATCGGATTTCGCGAAGGCGCCTTCATGATTTATCGCGAGAATGGGCGGCGCTACATTCCGATCAAATTCAGCGTGCGGGGTCGCGACTTGGCGGGAACCATCGAGGAGGTGCAATCGCAACTCTCACGCTCCTTTCGCCTGCCCGAAGGATACCACTACGAATGGGCGGGCGAGTACGACAGCCTGCGCAAGGAACAGCAGCGCCTCGCGATCATCATTCCAATCACTGTGGGCATGATTCTGGCTCTACTTTACGTCTCCTTCAATTCCTTGCGCGATGCATTGGCGGTGCTCTCGGTGCTGCCCTTCGGCATTGCCGGCGGTGTGCTGGCGCTGCTAGTCTCGCGCACGCCCTTCAGCATTTCCGCGGCGGTTGGTTTCGCCTCGGTAATTGGGGTTGCTACCTTGGGCGGGTTGGTCTTCGTGGCCGGCATCCGCCGTGCCGAAGAACACGAGCATGGGATCAAGCACTCAATCATCCGCGCCAGTGTCGGGGAGATGCGGGCGGTGTTGATGGCTTGCCTGGCCGCGGGCCTGGGCCTGCTTCCCGCTGCCCTCTCCCACGGAATTGGCGCGCAAGCACAGCAGCCGCTGGCGCGGGTCGTAGTGGGCGGAATGGTTACAACCTCGTTGGCCATCCTGATTGTGATTCCGGTGGTCGCGAGTCTCGGGTTGGTCACCAGCGAGGCGACAGAAGTGTGAGGAGGTCCCCGAAAGTGTGGAATCGTCTGTGTGCGATGTGTGTGCCCTCCGGCGGATTTTTACTCCTGCCCCTGACCGCCGCTGCCTGCCTTTGCACTGCGGCTTTCGCTCAACAGCGAAGCTTCACCTGGGAGCAGATTCAGGAAAAGTTCTTGGCCGCGAATCCCACACTCCGGGCCCAGGCACAGAGTGTGGAGTCCAGCCGCGCCAGCGAAATCACGGCCGGCCTGAGGCCCAACCCGCAATTGCAAAACGACACCACTTCGGCGACGGCCGGGATTTATCAAGAATTCGAAATTGGAGGGAAACGGGGGGCA from Terriglobales bacterium carries:
- a CDS encoding efflux RND transporter permease subunit, whose protein sequence is LMSATGRSANLISIGAIDFGIIVDSAIVVLENIYRRMHEATSEQHRLDLIAEATADAAKPVLFATLIILVAFIPLFTMQGVPGRIFAPMSVTYGFALTGALIFALIFAPVLASYRHIVRSGHVADTRLVRSLKRHYTRLLLRVMWSRRFVLPAAIAGLLLSLAMFWTIGGEFMPKLEEGNLWIRATLPQDVSFDYAVRLAGEMREALGSFAEVQQVVSQVGRPDDGTDTTTFNNIEFQVDLKPQSRWKTASTKDELIQKMNGALRRYPGVAFNFSQNIQDNVEEAMSGVKGENSLKLFGDDIDVLARTAKQIQDAMAKVPGVTDLAVFKENGQPNLVISINRSAAGRYGLMAADINAAVQAAIGGLAVTEVLEGDRRFDFVVRYKPEDRQRPEAMRNILLATPDGNRVPLGQVADIGFREGAFMIYRENGRRYIPIKFSVRGRDLAGTIEEVQSQLSRSFRLPEGYHYEWAGEYDSLRKEQQRLAIIIPITVGMILALLYVSFNSLRDALAVLSVLPFGIAGGVLALLVSRTPFSISAAVGFASVIGVATLGGLVFVAGIRRAEEHEHGIKHSIIRASVGEMRAVLMACLAAGLGLLPAALSHGIGAQAQQPLARVVVGGMVTTSLAILIVIPVVASLGLVTSEATEV